In Erpetoichthys calabaricus chromosome 2, fErpCal1.3, whole genome shotgun sequence, a genomic segment contains:
- the st3gal7 gene encoding ST3 beta-galactoside alpha-2,3-sialyltransferase 7, translating to MEAVEQKDFFISRRYNLTWAFVLLIGCYLALLYPVYFPRQKIIWRKYMKERQLNEVLLNHSAELLNQPCRLMWSQARLRELYSVKLTPVVPVFLQMHDVGSTQSGLDKFLTPFGLKGNTKLAIKALQGLPHTSLTPELVSRTCKRCVVVGSGGVLHGSQLGSHIDRHNIIIRLNDAPVTDFEEDVGSRTTIRLTYPEGAPKSPKEYSNNTLLVIAIYKSVDLAWFSSMVNKQTLGWWTKLWFWKSVVESVPIKAENFRILNPKIILETALQLLQYPEPNNMMTAFSQVPTIGMTAVIAAIRLCDEVSLAGFGYSLEQPDVPLRYYDTVRMDAMKVQPIHDVETEKIFLRTLVHARAINDLSGGIS from the exons ATGGAAGCTGTTGAGCAGAAAGATTTCTTTATTAGCAG GAGGTACAATTTGACATGGGCCTTTGTTCTTCTGATTGGATGTTACCTGGCTTTGCTGTACCCTGTTTATTTCCCAAGGCAGAAAATTATTTGGAGAAAATACATGAAAGAACGCCAACTCAATGAG GTGTTGCTGAATCATTCAGCAGAGCTCCTAAATCAGCCCTGTCGCCTAATGTGGAGCCAAGCAAGGCTGAGAGAATTGTATTCTGTAAAGCTTACTCCTGTAGTTCCAGTGTTCCTGCAAATGCATGATGTTGGGAGTACTCAATCAGGTCTAGATAAGTTTCTGACGCCTTTTGGCCTCAAAGGCAATACAAAATTAGCTATTAAAGCCTTACAAGGACTTCCTCACACCAGTTTAACTCCTGAGCTGGTCAGCAGAACCTGCAAACGCTGTGTAGTTGTTGGGAGTGGAGGAGTGTTACACGGAAGCCAACTTGGTAGCCATATTGACAGGCACAATATCATCATTAG ACTAAATGATGCGCCAGTGACTGACTTTGAGGAAGATGTTGGCTCACGAACAACTATTCGCCTCACCTATCCAGAAGGAGCCCCAAAGTCCCCTAAAGAGTACAGTAACAACACCCTCCTTGTCATAGCCATTTACAAAAGTGTGGACCTAGCCTGGTTCTCCAGCATGGTAAATAAACAGACACTG GGATGGTGGACCAAACTTTGGTTTTGGAAATCAGTAGTTGAATCTGTTCCAATTAAAGCAGAGAATTTCCGAATCCTAAATCCCAAGATTATCCTTGAGACAGCTCTGCAACTTCTACAATATCCAGAACCCAACAATATGATGACTGCATTTTCTCAG GTTCCAACTATAGGGATGACTGCCGTAATTGCAGCAATAAGACTGTGTGATGAGGTCAGTTTGGCTGGCTTTGGCTACAGTCTCGAGCAACCTGATGTGCCTCTACGTTATTATGATACAGTGCGCATGGATGCAATGAAGGTACAGCCAATACATGATGtggaaacagaaaagatcttCTTAAGAACTCTTGTTCATGCAAGGGCAATAAATGATCTGTCTGGTGGTATCAGCTAG